GGATTTGAACCCGCGACCCTCGCCTTGGCAAGGCGATGCTCTACCACTGAGCCACTTCCGCGCGTGTGGCGCAGGCCAGAGTCGAACTGGCGACACATGGATTTTCAGTCCACTGCTCTACCAACTGAGCTACCGCGCCTTGATGTGCGGAGACGACGGGATTCGAACCCGCGATCTTGTGCGTGACAGGCACATATGTTAGACCAGCTACACCACGTCTCCGTGTCGGCTATTAAACTTACAAGGTCATCCAAACTGGGAGGAAAGACCGGTGGGCGAAACAGGGCTCGAACCTGTGACTTCTTGCGTGTAAGGCAAGCGCTCTACCAACTGAGCTATTCGCCCGGCTTCACCCGTTGTCTTGCTCGCCTCATGCTCTAATAGTATAATGGCTTTGCGGCCCATTGTCAATTTGCCCGAACGCCTTTGACGCGACCGAAGCCGCAGGTCAACGATGGTCCGACGGTGAGTCAATTATAGCACCGAGGGCTGGTTTCGCCAAGCGGAACGCCCGCCGATTCGCCGCCCACGTTAGCTTGAACGAGCTTTGCGGATATGTTATCATGAACTGGCGAAGACGGCGACATAGCCAAGTGGCAAGGCGGAGGTCTGCAAAACCTTTATCCCCGGTTCGAATCCGGGTGTCGCCTCAATGCAAGTGGGGCCGGGCCGGCAGCCCGGCTCGATTTATATCAGCCTCGGAACATCTGGCGAACCGGCCGGAGTGGCGGAACTGGCAGACGCAAGGGACTTAAAATCCCTCGGGCCCATGGCCCATGCGGGTTCGACCCCCGCCTCCGGCACAGGCTTTTATCAAGGCCAAGATGGTGCGTCTTCGCGGGAAACCTCTTCCATCCAGGAAGGGGTTTTTCTTTTCCCAGCGAAGAGGGAGACAACCTTCGGAGGTGAGCGAATTGGCCGGCGGGAACGGACGGGAATTCGGCGCCCAATCAATGGTCGCGCCACTTCGGCGAGTGCTGGTCAGGCGGCCGGCGTGGTCGCCGGAGGCCGTGGCCACGGAGGCCGACTGGAGGGTTTGGGGCTACGCTTCACCACCGGAGCTCGAGCGGGCCGCCGAAGAGCACGACAGGTTCACCGAAATCCTCAGGGCCGCCGGCGCCGAGCTGGTCTACGCCGATGAACCCCACCCGGCTCTGTACGACTCCATCTTCACTTACGACATCGCCATCGTCACCGACCACGGAGCGATCATCCTCAACTCGGGCAAGCCGGTAAGAAGAGAAGAGGGAGCCATCATCGAGCGGGCGCTGGCGGGCGCCGGGGTGCCGATTCTCGGGCGGATGACCCCGCCGGCCACCGCCGACGGCGGCGACACCCTGTGGCTCGACCACGACCACCTCCTCGTCGGGCGCTCCTACCGGACGAATCGCCAGGGCATCAACCAACTGCGCCAGTTCCTAGAGCCCATCGGGGTTACCGTCCTGACCGCGCCGGTCGTCCACTGGACTGGGCCCGGGGAGGTAATGCACCTGATGTCGGTGATCAGCCCGGTCGACGACGACCTGGCCGTCGTCTATTCCAGGTTGATGGCCGTTGAAACGATGGAAATCCTTCGCGACTTCGACATAGGTCTTATCGAGGTCCCCGATGACGAGTTTCCGACTCTCGGCCCCAATGTCCTCGCCGTGGCCCCGCGGCGCTGCGTCATCATGGAGGGCAACCCGAAGACTCGCCGGGCCTTGGAGGCCAAGGGGGCGGTGGTCTTCGAATACCCGGGGCGAGAGGTCTCGATCAAGATGGGCGGCGGCCCGACCTGCATGACGAAGCCGATTCTCCGGCAGTAAAAGGCCTGTCCAGGTAGGGACGGATTGTCCCGTAATTGACCTTGGGGGAACCTTCTGGTAAGAGGAATTTATCCCTGAAGGGCGAATTGTCACCACTGTCTGCCGCGGAACCGCGTGGGTGCGATTCAGGCGGCCCGCTCAACCGACCGAACGGGGGTGGTGCGCAGGCATCAAGGGGACCCAGAGTGTCCTCGGTCCTTGGTTCAGCTGGAAAGCAGTAACGCCGCTCCAATCGTAGCCCTGCCTCGCCGAACTGGACGACGCTGCTGCATCCCCGGCTACACTCTGAGGGAGGTGTCACCATGCCCCAGGAACGCTTGGTCTTCATGCGCAAAGCTTCCGGGCTCGTCCGCGAATTGAGTGTAACCGACGTCGTCATCTGGTGCATCGCGAGCCCGACCGCCAGCGGCTTACTTTACTACCAGGTCTCGAACGCCAATTCCTACCCGGGAGCCAACCCGATCCTGACCTTCCTTATCGGTGGTATTATCCTGTTTCCTCTGGTCTACACGCTGGCCACGATGATGCGGATCATGCCCCGTTCGGGCGGCATGTACGTGACCATCAGCCGCCTCATCGACCCGTCTGTCGCCTACGTCACCAACGTCATCTATGCCGTCAGCATGGGCATGACCGTCGGCATCATGTGCTGGGTCGGCACCGGGGTCCTCGGTTCGGCCCTGGCCCTGGCCGGCCATGTGGCCAAGATCGACGGCCTGATCAACGTGGGCGAGTGGGTCAACGCGAACCTCGGCCACACCATCATCTCTCTGGCGGTGGTCCTCCTCTTCTGGTGGGCCGCCCTGGTCAGCCTGAGATTGGTTAAGAACCTCATGCGTTGGTCTTTCTGGCTGGCCGTCATCGGCACGGTCATGCTGGTCATCCCCGGCATCCTCTACTCCAACGGGCAGCCGGGCTTCGACCGGATCTGGGGCTCGGGCGTCTATCAGAAGGTCATCGCCGCGGCCACGGCCAACGGCTGGACCGCCCCGGCCTTCTCCTGGTCGTCGACCATCGCCCTCCTGCTCGTGGTCTTCTGGGCTTACTCGGCCTTCGAGTACATCGCCGCCATGTCCGGCGAGGTCAAGAGCCCGCAGAAGAGCATGTTCACCGGGATCATCGGCGGTTTCCTGCTGACCATGGTCATGTATATGGTCGTTTCCTGGGCGGTTTGGCGGCCCTTCAACATCGGCGCCTTCATCCCCGCCTACTCCTTCCTCTATGACAAATTCCCCGATGTCCTCGGCGCGATCATGCCGGTGATGCGGCCGTCGGTCCCGCTCCTCCTCGGCTCCCTGCTGCCCAACCCGTGGCTGGCCGTGGCGGCCATGGTCCTGGTCACCCTATGGTTCTATAACACCGCTCTGCCGTCCCTGGTGGCCGGCGCTCGGATCCTCTTCGCCATGAGCTTCGACCGCCAGATCCCGGCCGGCTTCGCCACCGTCAACAAGCGCGGCGTCCCGGCCCTGGCCACCCACGTCCAGAGCATCATCGCCTTCCTGACCGTCTTCCTCAACCTGGCCGGCATCAGCGTCCTCCTGGGGATGGCCGATGTGGCCAGCTACTTCACCTTCTGGGCCTTCGGGCTCAGCGCGGTGATGCTCCCCTACAAGCGCCCGGCCATCTACGCCCTGTCCCCGGTCAAGGGTGACTTCCTCGGCATCCCCGTCCTCACCTGGCTCGGCGGCCTCAGCGTCGGCATCGGCTGGTTCCTCGTGGCCTTCGCCGTCACCGGCATGAGCACCGCGGCCCAGGTGGCCTTCTGCGCGACCATCTTCGTCCTGACGATGGTCTATGTCTACGCCCAGGCGAAGAACGCCAGGGATGGCATCGACCTGAACGCCATCTACGGCGAGATCCCGCCCGAGTGAGATCCGACTAGGGCCCGGCGTGAAGGGGTGGCCGCCGTCTCCTGGGCGGCCACCCCTCGTCCGGTCCGTGGCAGCCAAACACACCTTGGGAGGGAGCCAACATAGCCAGGATCTTCTTCGCAGTAGACGTCCATGGCGCCGTCGGCGTATGGAGCAAATGGCTGCGAGTCCCTCAGGCTTTCAAGGCCGATGTAATCATGTTGTGCGGCGACCTTACCGGCAAGGGCGTCGTTCCTCTGGTCGAGGAGAAGCAGGGCTTCGTCTCCACCTACTATGGTCGGAGGCAGCTCTTCCGGAATGAGAAGGACGTCGTCAACGCGGAAAAGCAGATCGCCATGACCGGGCTCTACCCCCTCCGCTGCACGCCCGAGCAGGTCGAGCAGTACAAGAGCGACCCCAAGCTCCTGGACGTGGTGATGCGGGAGAAGATCGTCGCCCGGATGAAGGAGTGGATGGACCTCCTCGTCCAGAAGATCGACCTGAAGAAGACCCAGGTTGTCGTGATGCCCGGCAACGACGACGACCCGGCCGTCGACGACGTCATCA
This DNA window, taken from Bacillota bacterium, encodes the following:
- a CDS encoding APC family permease, with amino-acid sequence MPQERLVFMRKASGLVRELSVTDVVIWCIASPTASGLLYYQVSNANSYPGANPILTFLIGGIILFPLVYTLATMMRIMPRSGGMYVTISRLIDPSVAYVTNVIYAVSMGMTVGIMCWVGTGVLGSALALAGHVAKIDGLINVGEWVNANLGHTIISLAVVLLFWWAALVSLRLVKNLMRWSFWLAVIGTVMLVIPGILYSNGQPGFDRIWGSGVYQKVIAAATANGWTAPAFSWSSTIALLLVVFWAYSAFEYIAAMSGEVKSPQKSMFTGIIGGFLLTMVMYMVVSWAVWRPFNIGAFIPAYSFLYDKFPDVLGAIMPVMRPSVPLLLGSLLPNPWLAVAAMVLVTLWFYNTALPSLVAGARILFAMSFDRQIPAGFATVNKRGVPALATHVQSIIAFLTVFLNLAGISVLLGMADVASYFTFWAFGLSAVMLPYKRPAIYALSPVKGDFLGIPVLTWLGGLSVGIGWFLVAFAVTGMSTAAQVAFCATIFVLTMVYVYAQAKNARDGIDLNAIYGEIPPE
- a CDS encoding arginine deiminase family protein, whose product is MSELAGGNGREFGAQSMVAPLRRVLVRRPAWSPEAVATEADWRVWGYASPPELERAAEEHDRFTEILRAAGAELVYADEPHPALYDSIFTYDIAIVTDHGAIILNSGKPVRREEGAIIERALAGAGVPILGRMTPPATADGGDTLWLDHDHLLVGRSYRTNRQGINQLRQFLEPIGVTVLTAPVVHWTGPGEVMHLMSVISPVDDDLAVVYSRLMAVETMEILRDFDIGLIEVPDDEFPTLGPNVLAVAPRRCVIMEGNPKTRRALEAKGAVVFEYPGREVSIKMGGGPTCMTKPILRQ